A stretch of Brassica napus cultivar Da-Ae chromosome C6, Da-Ae, whole genome shotgun sequence DNA encodes these proteins:
- the LOC106353536 gene encoding bZIP transcription factor 44-like gives MNKTELGSPTSNSSVLTTGLLNSGSESDLQQRDLLDERKRKRKQSNRESARRSRMRKQQHLDDLAAQVTHLRKENGHIIAGIAVTTEHYVTIEAENSIFRAQLLELNHRLDSLNEIVDFVESSSFEMETGQGGGLVDYGGGGGGGGGFYDGGMNTLNLGFYNQPIMASAYTAGDVFNC, from the coding sequence atgaataaaacTGAACTCGGATCTCCGACAAGCAACTCGTCTGTTTTAACGACCGGTTTACTAAACTCCGGTTCGGAGTCTGATCTCCAACAACGTGATCTACTCGACGAGcggaagagaaagaggaagcaGTCGAACAGAGAGTCCGCAAGGAGGTCGAGGATGAGGAAGCAGCAGCACTTGGACGATCTAGCAGCTCAGGTGACGCATCTACGTAAAGAAAACGGCCATATCATCGCCGGAATTGCCGTCACGACGGAGCACTACGTCACTATCGAGGCGGAGAATTCCATTTTCAGAGCTCAGCTCCTGGAGCTCAACCACCGCCTTGATTCCCTCAACGAGATCGTCGACTTTGTCGAGTCGTCTTCCTTTGAGATGGAGACTGGTCAGGGAGGAGGACTAGTTGACTACGgtggcggcggcggcggaggtGGTGGATTTTACGACGGGGGGATGAATACTCTCAATCTAGGGTTTTATAACCAACCAATCATGGCTTCTGCTTATACTGCTGGTGATGTTTTCAACTGTTGA